Proteins found in one Micromonospora sp. WMMD1082 genomic segment:
- a CDS encoding VWA domain-containing protein, with the protein MTWQSPERLWLLAGVAALIVGYLLTQRRHSRYAVRFTNLRLLDKVAPARPAWRRHVPAGLFIAMLALLVVGFARPTDEVQVPRERATVIVAVDVSRSMLADDVPPDRLIAAREAAHEFVADLPEEFNVGLVAFAGSASVMVPPSGDRAAVAAGIDRLDEGVTGLQGTAIGEAIHAALESIRTLDAQAVEEPPPARVVVLSDGANTSGRDPARAAADAVEAGVPVDTISFGTLDGRIGGGQRVPVDGETLRAVAEQAGGGYYEAGSGAELREAYSDIGSSVGYRTERQDVSARFIGAGLVLALLAAAASMFWFSRLP; encoded by the coding sequence GTGACCTGGCAGTCGCCCGAACGGTTGTGGCTGCTGGCCGGGGTGGCCGCGCTGATCGTCGGCTACCTGCTGACGCAGCGGCGGCACAGCCGGTACGCCGTCCGGTTCACCAACCTGCGCCTGCTGGACAAGGTGGCGCCGGCCCGCCCCGCGTGGCGCCGGCACGTGCCGGCCGGGCTGTTCATCGCCATGCTGGCGCTGCTGGTGGTGGGCTTCGCCCGCCCGACCGACGAGGTTCAGGTGCCCCGGGAGCGGGCCACCGTGATCGTGGCCGTCGACGTCTCCCGGTCCATGCTCGCCGACGACGTGCCGCCGGACCGGCTGATCGCGGCCCGGGAGGCGGCCCACGAGTTCGTGGCCGACCTGCCGGAGGAGTTCAACGTCGGGCTGGTCGCGTTCGCCGGCAGCGCGTCGGTGATGGTCCCCCCAAGCGGCGACCGGGCGGCGGTCGCCGCCGGCATCGACCGGCTCGACGAGGGCGTCACCGGCCTTCAGGGTACGGCGATCGGCGAGGCGATCCACGCCGCCCTGGAATCGATCCGCACCCTGGACGCCCAGGCCGTCGAGGAGCCGCCACCGGCCCGGGTGGTGGTGCTCTCCGACGGGGCCAACACCTCCGGACGCGATCCCGCGCGGGCCGCCGCCGACGCGGTGGAGGCGGGCGTACCGGTCGACACCATCTCCTTCGGCACGCTCGACGGCCGCATCGGCGGCGGCCAGCGTGTCCCGGTCGACGGGGAGACCCTGCGCGCCGTGGCCGAGCAGGCGGGCGGCGGCTACTACGAGGCCGGCAGCGGTGCCGAGCTGCGCGAGGCGTACTCCGACATCGGCTCGTCGGTCGGCTACCGGACCGAGCGGCAGGACGTGTCGGCGCGGTTCATCGGCGCCGGCCTGGTGCTCGCCCTGCTGGCCGCCGCCGCCTCGATGTTCTGGTTCTCCCGACTGCCCTGA